The following proteins are co-located in the Fluviicola sp. genome:
- a CDS encoding PrsW family glutamic-type intramembrane protease, with amino-acid sequence MILILAYSLISLFIAWIWVDYFRLIDIHNKNSLIHVIVAFLLGGGSVFVVFGFHDYILDGHQLQINGNIVNDLAYAIFQVGMLEEFSKILAFSIFFLLFRSHLKEPIDYLMYVSVCALGFSAVEHVTYFSISGPEIINGRAILSTVGHMFDTSIIAYGLILFKFKPEKNSFLTIIACFLLASLAHGIYDFFLMYPPIHQFGWIFTVLYFLVTISVFAVILNNSINNSPYFSYREIIDSSFVFKRLFIYYCIVFGAQFLLTLWDHDLEWSVRSIAFSVVFSGVIVILTIGRLSRFNLIKGRWEKIKLEFPFKFNSDSSQTKSRISIKGENFNEAHINPFMETYFYLKPVSRNSNYLREKKLAYMEHKVVSKKNEVFYIIRIYESDQTSTYSIHLLRAKLTYPNMANDKYPIAGVLRVENPNATSEARSIKKYAFREYAVLLPVGT; translated from the coding sequence GTGATACTGATCCTGGCCTACTCGCTTATTTCCCTGTTTATTGCATGGATTTGGGTGGATTATTTCCGGCTGATCGATATTCACAACAAGAATAGCCTGATCCACGTGATTGTTGCCTTCTTGCTGGGCGGAGGTTCCGTATTCGTTGTTTTTGGCTTCCACGATTACATCCTGGACGGACATCAGCTGCAAATCAACGGAAATATTGTCAACGATCTGGCATATGCTATTTTCCAGGTAGGAATGCTGGAAGAATTTTCAAAGATCCTGGCATTTTCCATTTTCTTCCTCCTGTTCCGTTCGCACTTAAAAGAGCCCATCGATTATTTGATGTATGTCTCTGTCTGCGCATTGGGATTTTCGGCAGTGGAGCATGTAACTTATTTTAGTATAAGCGGACCGGAAATCATCAACGGACGGGCCATCCTGTCAACAGTCGGACACATGTTCGACACTTCCATCATTGCTTACGGGTTGATCTTATTCAAATTCAAACCGGAGAAAAATTCGTTTTTAACGATCATTGCCTGCTTTTTACTTGCTTCACTGGCTCATGGAATCTATGATTTCTTCCTGATGTACCCTCCGATTCACCAATTCGGATGGATATTTACGGTGCTTTATTTCCTGGTTACGATTTCGGTTTTCGCGGTGATCCTGAATAACTCGATCAACAACTCCCCTTACTTCAGTTACCGGGAAATCATTGATTCTTCTTTTGTATTCAAACGGTTGTTCATTTATTACTGCATCGTTTTCGGTGCACAATTCCTGTTGACTCTCTGGGACCATGACCTGGAATGGAGCGTGCGGTCGATTGCCTTTTCGGTTGTTTTTTCGGGTGTCATTGTTATTCTGACGATCGGCCGACTGAGCCGTTTTAACCTCATCAAGGGCCGGTGGGAAAAGATCAAACTGGAATTTCCCTTCAAGTTCAATTCGGATTCTTCCCAAACAAAAAGCCGGATTTCGATTAAAGGAGAAAACTTCAACGAAGCGCACATCAATCCGTTCATGGAAACGTATTTTTACCTCAAACCGGTTTCAAGGAATTCAAACTACCTGCGGGAAAAGAAACTGGCTTATATGGAACACAAAGTGGTTTCGAAAAAGAACGAGGTGTTTTACATTATCCGGATTTACGAAAGCGACCAAACGAGCACCTACTCCATTCACCTGTTACGGGCAAAACTCACGTATCCGAACATGGCAAACGACAAATATCCTATTGCGGGTGTTCTCCGCGTGGAAAATCCGAACGCCACTTCGGAGGCCAGATCGATTAAAAAATACGCATTCAGGGAATATGCGGTGCTTTTACCGGTAGGGACGTAA
- a CDS encoding AAA family ATPase produces MEEQVSIQEKCYQLIRSFFGHTPNAEQELLIRHLAEFTFEAENPACFILKGYAGTGKTSILGAYIKALTVLKRKTVLMAPTGRAAKVLSLRSNMLATTIHKRIYFTGAGPDGSVKLQLAPNKSKNAIFIIDEASMIGDYSLQSDGSVSRNLLEDVFQYALSGENCKLILLGDEGQLPPVGADESPALSTAYLNQHFPLVHFTVYGLTSVVRQRTDSGILENATRIRQAQAEETIPQLDLHSFKDVQAVPGDELIEKIESSYSNYGADEVMIVTRSNKRANLYNQHIRNRILMMEEELCGGDLLMVVKNNYYWLDPLSSAGFIANGELLKVHRIRRIEEMYGVRFAHLEVSLIDYPDLDRFEAIAFMETLTIEQPNLDRGFLKELFFEIEKDFMHEKNKQKRYQEIMKSPYFNALQIKFAYAVTCHKSQGGQWSAVFVDHGYLEFEQVDFSFLRWLYTAVTRASEQLYTVNLMEQLIES; encoded by the coding sequence ATGGAGGAGCAAGTATCTATTCAGGAGAAGTGTTATCAATTAATCCGTTCGTTTTTTGGCCATACGCCGAATGCCGAGCAGGAATTGCTGATACGTCATCTTGCTGAATTTACTTTTGAAGCGGAAAATCCGGCGTGTTTTATTTTGAAAGGATATGCGGGAACAGGGAAAACCAGCATCCTGGGAGCTTACATCAAGGCTCTGACTGTTTTGAAACGCAAAACGGTGCTGATGGCACCAACCGGAAGGGCTGCAAAAGTACTTTCTTTGAGGTCCAATATGCTTGCCACCACGATCCACAAACGCATTTATTTTACCGGGGCCGGCCCGGATGGCTCTGTGAAACTGCAATTGGCTCCGAATAAATCCAAAAACGCAATTTTCATCATTGACGAGGCTTCCATGATCGGCGATTATTCGTTGCAATCAGACGGAAGTGTTTCGCGTAATTTGCTGGAAGATGTTTTTCAATATGCCTTAAGCGGTGAGAATTGTAAACTGATCCTGTTGGGAGATGAAGGCCAGCTTCCGCCGGTAGGTGCCGATGAAAGTCCGGCACTCAGCACGGCTTATCTGAACCAGCATTTTCCGCTGGTGCATTTTACGGTTTACGGATTGACTTCTGTTGTGAGACAACGTACTGATTCCGGGATCCTGGAGAATGCCACACGCATCCGGCAGGCGCAGGCGGAAGAAACAATCCCTCAATTGGATCTGCATTCGTTTAAAGATGTGCAGGCTGTTCCCGGCGATGAATTGATCGAAAAAATAGAATCTTCCTACAGTAATTACGGAGCAGATGAGGTGATGATCGTAACCCGTTCCAACAAACGTGCGAATCTCTATAACCAGCATATCAGGAACCGGATTCTGATGATGGAGGAAGAATTGTGTGGCGGCGATCTGCTGATGGTGGTCAAGAACAATTATTACTGGCTCGATCCCTTAAGTTCAGCCGGGTTTATAGCCAACGGCGAATTGTTGAAAGTACACCGTATCCGGCGCATAGAAGAAATGTATGGTGTTCGCTTTGCCCATCTGGAGGTTTCCCTGATCGATTATCCCGACCTGGATCGTTTCGAAGCGATTGCATTCATGGAAACGCTGACGATTGAGCAACCAAACCTGGACCGCGGATTTTTGAAAGAGTTGTTCTTTGAGATCGAAAAGGATTTCATGCACGAAAAAAATAAGCAAAAGCGCTACCAGGAAATCATGAAATCGCCTTATTTCAACGCACTTCAGATCAAATTTGCATATGCTGTTACCTGTCACAAATCGCAGGGCGGACAATGGTCGGCGGTATTTGTAGATCACGGCTACCTGGAATTCGAACAAGTGGATTTCTCTTTCCTGCGCTGGTTATATACGGCTGTAACCCGCGCCAGCGAACAATTGTATACGGTGAATTTGATGGAACAATTAATAGAATCGTAG
- a CDS encoding GxxExxY protein, with translation MTENEITYKIRGAIFEIYNTVGPGLLESAYEAALYYELRKAGLKVERQIEVPFRYKDVKMPVGYRLDLLVEGKVIIEIKSVTDFSALHFKQLNAYLKLTKLKLGLLVNFNTVNIRDGIARVVNNL, from the coding sequence ATGACAGAGAACGAAATAACCTACAAAATTAGAGGTGCCATTTTTGAAATTTACAATACCGTTGGCCCCGGACTACTTGAAAGCGCTTATGAAGCTGCATTGTATTATGAACTTAGAAAAGCCGGTTTGAAAGTTGAACGCCAAATTGAAGTTCCTTTCAGATACAAAGATGTAAAAATGCCGGTTGGCTACAGACTTGATTTATTGGTAGAAGGTAAAGTAATCATTGAGATCAAATCCGTTACTGATTTCTCAGCATTACATTTTAAACAGCTTAATGCTTACCTCAAATTAACGAAATTAAAGCTGGGCTTATTAGTTAATTTCAATACTGTAAATATTAGAGATGGAATTGCCCGAGTAGTAAATAACTTATAA
- a CDS encoding DUF3822 family protein, with amino-acid sequence MQLILEITQQSIAAFQLAGSDIQLLEKANCTKRTDAGYKEVLTQVIEKVGNLDRFENFSCSYFAQDFCVVPNSLFAASTPETLLQYTVHKTISKSDVDYNRLPEWSSVIIYQLPMWVKSVLILKAPRIVIQHELTHVLRHLTTGSLIPLRSHLVIHEEQFSLVVRKDGNIAHTSVQEYQSEEDIVYHLATVFTQLKIDSKNELFIHGTGEQIENTQKRLESHLKKINLFEQSKLEIQPSAHLQYQTLCV; translated from the coding sequence GTGCAGTTAATACTCGAAATTACTCAGCAAAGCATTGCGGCCTTCCAGTTGGCGGGAAGTGACATCCAACTATTGGAAAAAGCGAATTGTACCAAAAGAACGGATGCAGGCTATAAAGAAGTATTGACCCAGGTGATCGAAAAAGTAGGAAACCTGGACCGCTTCGAAAACTTTTCCTGCTCATACTTTGCACAGGATTTCTGCGTGGTTCCGAATTCTTTATTTGCAGCTTCGACACCGGAAACGCTTTTACAGTATACCGTTCATAAAACCATTTCGAAAAGCGATGTAGATTACAACCGCCTGCCCGAATGGAGTTCCGTGATTATTTACCAATTGCCGATGTGGGTGAAGTCCGTACTGATTTTGAAAGCACCGCGCATTGTTATTCAGCACGAACTGACTCATGTGCTCAGGCATCTGACTACCGGTTCGCTCATTCCGTTGCGCAGCCACCTGGTGATTCACGAAGAGCAGTTTTCACTGGTGGTACGGAAAGACGGGAACATCGCACATACCAGCGTACAGGAGTATCAAAGCGAAGAAGACATCGTGTACCATTTGGCTACGGTGTTTACGCAACTCAAAATCGATTCGAAAAACGAATTATTCATTCACGGTACGGGAGAACAGATCGAAAACACGCAGAAACGGCTGGAATCTCATTTAAAAAAGATCAACCTGTTTGAGCAATCGAAACTGGAAATACAACCTTCCGCTCACCTTCAATACCAGACATTGTGCGTATAG
- a CDS encoding RsmD family RNA methyltransferase, which yields MRIVRGIYKARRFSPPKSFPSRPTTDFAKEGIFNVLENRYSLIDLNILDLCAGTGNISLEFLSREAGNVTSVDKHPVCIKFMYKLKNELGIEDEWLITKNEVRNYLENCDDTFDLIFADPPYDLTFHDSIVRIIRERKLLNDGGICLIEHGKQTDLSQEEGYVETRNFGNVYFSFFQF from the coding sequence GTGCGTATAGTAAGAGGCATATATAAAGCAAGAAGATTCAGTCCGCCAAAGAGTTTTCCTTCAAGGCCCACAACGGATTTCGCCAAAGAAGGAATTTTCAATGTACTGGAAAACAGGTATAGCCTGATTGACCTTAACATTCTGGATTTGTGCGCCGGAACAGGAAACATTTCACTGGAGTTCCTTTCACGGGAAGCCGGAAACGTTACTTCCGTAGATAAACACCCGGTTTGTATCAAGTTCATGTACAAACTGAAAAACGAACTCGGAATTGAAGACGAATGGCTCATCACCAAAAATGAAGTCCGGAATTACCTGGAAAATTGTGACGACACCTTTGATCTCATCTTTGCCGATCCGCCTTATGACCTTACGTTTCACGACAGTATCGTGCGCATCATCCGTGAACGAAAACTCCTGAACGACGGAGGAATCTGTTTGATCGAACACGGAAAACAAACAGATCTGAGCCAGGAAGAAGGATATGTAGAAACCAGGAACTTCGGTAATGTTTACTTTAGTTTCTTTCAATTTTGA
- the coaD gene encoding pantetheine-phosphate adenylyltransferase: MKKSACFPGSFDPFTKGHEDIIRKGLGLFDEIVIAVGINSTKNYLFPLEKRLQHIQSCFEGEPKIRVITYQKLTVEMCKDEGCNYILRGLRDVKDFNYEVPIALMNRDMTEIETVFLIPDTSLFAINATIIREIYKNGGKIDKYVTNFDQLVN; encoded by the coding sequence ATGAAAAAAAGTGCTTGCTTTCCGGGATCCTTCGATCCGTTCACAAAAGGTCATGAAGATATTATCCGAAAAGGACTGGGTTTGTTTGACGAAATTGTCATTGCAGTAGGAATCAACTCTACCAAAAACTATTTGTTCCCGTTGGAAAAGCGGTTACAGCACATTCAAAGTTGTTTTGAAGGCGAACCGAAGATCCGGGTGATCACGTATCAAAAACTGACGGTTGAAATGTGTAAGGACGAAGGATGCAATTACATTTTGCGCGGATTGCGGGATGTAAAAGACTTTAACTACGAAGTGCCGATTGCCTTGATGAACCGGGATATGACAGAGATTGAAACGGTTTTTTTGATCCCTGACACTTCTCTTTTTGCGATCAATGCGACGATTATCCGGGAAATCTATAAAAATGGCGGGAAAATTGATAAGTATGTAACAAATTTCGATCAGCTCGTTAATTAA
- a CDS encoding redoxin domain-containing protein — MNKYLFLFFVSIQFFQIHGQSLTEITGFAPAYVGKEVEIYQISDFITLREERIASSTVKEDSTFSLVFNLDETRKLILKAGNNKANLFAVPSGKYEVLVPERNKYDTYNPSGNFVELIFYNLPKDDINYKILEFNRWNDEFVARYYTKNNADSKYFVARLDTFKMDVEKYYKADTLDRYFNYHRKYTIAKLDDLRFMGSRNQYEKYDFYIRSTPIYYQNEAYMQYIMHFYEKLLPRISHELNNQFYLGILKSSPTAVGKALSKEYTLSKQYKLRELIMLKTLSECYYEKDYPQTNILTILDSVSKYALYPENKLIAQNLRFRLMELSAGSKAPDFLLKDGSQDLTLHSFQKKYLYLFFADPASLDNTKQMNLLKPIYERYKDIVNFVMVYKDKPELDVAKLKNELPWTVIATKESNSIFKNYNVVNYPYYLLIDPFGYVISAPALGPVPNGSYDTIDKTFFLIQKALKEGGNGSDR, encoded by the coding sequence ATGAACAAGTACCTTTTCCTTTTTTTCGTCTCCATCCAGTTTTTTCAAATCCATGGCCAGTCGCTGACTGAAATCACCGGATTTGCTCCTGCTTATGTGGGAAAAGAAGTAGAGATTTACCAAATTTCGGATTTCATCACCCTGCGGGAAGAGCGTATTGCATCTTCTACCGTTAAAGAAGACAGTACTTTCAGCCTGGTTTTCAACCTGGACGAAACGCGTAAACTGATCCTGAAAGCGGGAAACAACAAAGCCAATTTATTTGCCGTACCTTCCGGAAAATATGAAGTACTCGTTCCGGAAAGGAATAAATACGATACCTACAATCCTTCTGGGAATTTCGTGGAATTGATTTTCTACAATTTACCGAAAGACGATATCAATTACAAAATCCTGGAGTTCAACCGCTGGAATGATGAATTCGTGGCCCGTTATTACACGAAGAACAATGCAGATTCAAAGTATTTCGTTGCACGTCTTGATACCTTTAAAATGGATGTCGAGAAGTATTACAAAGCAGACACCCTCGACAGGTATTTTAATTATCACCGGAAATACACCATTGCCAAACTGGATGACCTCCGTTTTATGGGATCCCGGAACCAATACGAAAAGTATGATTTCTACATCCGCTCCACTCCTATTTATTATCAGAATGAAGCGTATATGCAGTATATCATGCATTTTTATGAAAAATTGCTCCCCCGCATCAGTCATGAATTGAATAACCAGTTTTACCTCGGAATATTGAAATCTAGTCCCACAGCTGTTGGAAAAGCGCTTTCCAAAGAATACACCTTGTCGAAACAGTACAAACTCCGGGAGTTGATCATGCTGAAAACACTTTCGGAATGCTATTACGAAAAGGATTATCCGCAGACCAATATTCTGACAATCCTGGACAGTGTTTCAAAATATGCCTTATACCCGGAAAATAAGCTCATTGCCCAAAACCTCCGTTTCCGGCTGATGGAATTGAGCGCCGGATCGAAAGCTCCCGATTTTCTGTTGAAAGACGGAAGCCAGGACCTGACACTTCATAGTTTCCAGAAAAAATACCTGTATCTATTCTTTGCGGATCCGGCAAGTCTGGACAATACCAAGCAGATGAACCTCCTGAAACCGATCTATGAACGTTACAAAGACATTGTAAACTTTGTGATGGTCTACAAAGACAAACCGGAATTGGATGTTGCGAAATTGAAAAACGAATTGCCATGGACCGTGATTGCGACGAAAGAAAGCAATTCCATTTTTAAGAATTACAACGTAGTGAACTATCCGTATTACCTGTTAATCGATCCTTTCGGATATGTGATCAGCGCTCCTGCACTGGGGCCGGTTCCCAACGGTTCTTACGACACGATTGACAAAACGTTCTTCCTCATCCAAAAAGCATTGAAGGAAGGCGGAAATGGTTCGGATCGGTAA
- a CDS encoding nitroreductase, whose translation MRYNLSEVTAIIRDRRTIYPEQYSTRKIHKEQIELLLNNAVWAPTHGMTQPWRFIVFQENALNDLAETLGSIYLSETPKEKQVDSKLGKLMSRPKMASAVIALILHREEGTRISEEDDFAAISCAVQNMHLTATAQGIGAFWSTPGIMKSERFHEFLGLTNEQRCVGLFYLGYPSIEWPKGQRKPIEYLTEWKQ comes from the coding sequence ATGCGTTACAATCTGAGTGAAGTAACAGCGATTATTCGCGATCGAAGAACCATATACCCGGAACAATACAGCACCCGAAAAATTCACAAAGAGCAGATAGAGCTTTTATTGAACAATGCCGTTTGGGCGCCCACTCATGGAATGACCCAGCCCTGGAGATTTATTGTTTTCCAGGAAAATGCATTAAATGATCTTGCCGAAACATTGGGAAGTATTTACCTGTCGGAAACACCGAAGGAAAAACAGGTAGACAGTAAATTAGGAAAACTCATGAGCCGTCCTAAAATGGCCAGTGCAGTAATCGCATTGATCTTACACCGTGAAGAAGGAACGCGCATTTCGGAAGAAGATGATTTTGCAGCCATTTCATGTGCTGTTCAGAATATGCATTTAACAGCCACAGCGCAAGGAATCGGGGCATTCTGGTCAACGCCTGGCATCATGAAATCCGAACGCTTCCACGAGTTCCTCGGACTAACAAATGAACAGCGTTGTGTGGGGTTATTTTACCTGGGATATCCATCGATTGAATGGCCGAAAGGACAGCGAAAACCAATTGAATACCTCACGGAGTGGAAACAATAA
- a CDS encoding outer membrane beta-barrel protein has product MPKSISITLFCILSFLSVAQKQKKERFPSYFGITASPVIPNNFIGAVHTRFTNDSGSMTADFHNKWGFTFGGTIRIGLSKYISLETGISQVRRVYQISVSIPDSNIYDSQKLTFINYDLPVNALFYVPLTKKWLADASLGVSLTHYPSNAQDTMYPAPKRTIFVQGRRTERTYFALNAGIGFEYRTSKAGTFFLGFGAKVPVKPPFFGVSIFKHSGNGNKLSAYKPIEAGYFTIDFRYFLPISNKKKNIANKPIIE; this is encoded by the coding sequence ATGCCGAAATCAATTTCCATTACACTTTTCTGTATTCTCTCGTTTCTGTCTGTTGCTCAAAAGCAAAAAAAGGAACGTTTTCCCTCTTATTTCGGGATTACAGCTTCCCCGGTTATTCCAAACAACTTCATCGGTGCCGTTCATACCCGATTCACGAATGATTCAGGTTCCATGACTGCCGATTTCCATAACAAATGGGGATTCACCTTCGGAGGCACCATCCGGATTGGTCTATCCAAATACATAAGCCTTGAAACCGGTATTTCGCAGGTGAGGAGAGTTTACCAAATCAGCGTTTCCATTCCGGATTCGAACATTTACGACAGCCAGAAATTGACCTTCATCAACTACGATTTGCCAGTCAATGCGCTTTTCTACGTTCCATTAACCAAAAAATGGCTCGCAGACGCTTCCCTCGGCGTTTCCCTGACACATTATCCGTCAAATGCCCAGGACACCATGTATCCTGCGCCAAAAAGAACTATTTTTGTCCAGGGAAGAAGAACAGAAAGAACTTACTTTGCTTTGAATGCCGGGATCGGATTTGAATACCGTACCTCAAAAGCAGGAACATTCTTTTTGGGATTTGGGGCCAAGGTTCCGGTTAAACCGCCGTTTTTCGGAGTGTCAATTTTCAAGCACTCCGGCAATGGCAATAAACTATCGGCTTACAAACCCATTGAAGCAGGTTATTTCACCATTGACTTCAGGTACTTTCTTCCCATAAGCAACAAGAAGAAGAATATAGCGAATAAACCGATTATCGAATAA
- a CDS encoding cupin domain-containing protein encodes MELPQRAQELIEAFNLKSHPEGGFYAETYRSEETIPGKNRNVLTSIYFLITGDSISRFHRIQSDECWYFHEGSPLLVHSILANGEHQITELGLDLSRNEVPFHVVPARTIFGSHLKSDNGYAFVSCAVAPGFDFADFELFSSEELTNLYPQHHAIITKLT; translated from the coding sequence ATGGAACTTCCGCAACGCGCACAGGAACTGATCGAAGCATTCAATTTAAAAAGTCACCCGGAAGGAGGATTTTATGCTGAAACATACCGCTCCGAAGAAACAATTCCCGGGAAAAACAGGAATGTGCTGACCAGCATTTATTTTTTAATTACCGGTGACAGTATTTCCAGGTTTCACCGCATCCAATCGGATGAATGCTGGTATTTTCACGAAGGTTCTCCCCTGCTCGTTCACAGCATCCTGGCAAACGGCGAACACCAGATTACAGAACTTGGCCTGGATCTTTCCCGGAACGAAGTTCCTTTTCATGTGGTTCCGGCGCGCACCATTTTCGGTTCACACCTGAAAAGTGACAACGGGTATGCTTTTGTTTCCTGTGCGGTAGCTCCGGGCTTCGACTTCGCGGATTTCGAGTTGTTTTCTTCGGAAGAATTAACGAATCTTTATCCTCAACATCACGCCATTATTACTAAATTGACCTAG
- a CDS encoding CPBP family intramembrane glutamic endopeptidase, whose product MSKWKIYLLGFATLLMAPLGWLLCGMPEISEFLQLDRIFTTWTGIGIEYGVAFGIFMLIMTNTETARKSFSVQHQLIRSMRLNVVDILFLSLCAGFGEEILFRVAVQQWLHPVLATIGFVAIHGYINPKDLETTQYGLLVCLFILVLSFAISGEQGLWFCIAAHASYDFVLFYFWGRDQGSM is encoded by the coding sequence ATGTCAAAATGGAAAATTTACCTGCTGGGCTTTGCCACTTTATTGATGGCCCCACTTGGCTGGCTGCTCTGCGGAATGCCCGAAATCAGTGAATTCCTGCAACTGGACAGGATCTTTACCACCTGGACAGGAATCGGGATTGAATACGGAGTTGCTTTCGGGATTTTCATGCTGATCATGACCAACACGGAAACGGCGCGGAAAAGTTTTTCCGTACAGCACCAACTCATCCGGTCTATGCGTTTAAATGTGGTGGATATTTTGTTCCTGTCGCTTTGTGCAGGATTCGGAGAAGAAATACTCTTCCGGGTAGCCGTTCAGCAATGGCTGCACCCGGTTTTGGCTACCATAGGTTTTGTTGCCATCCACGGCTACATCAATCCGAAAGACCTGGAAACCACCCAATACGGGCTGCTGGTTTGTTTGTTTATTCTGGTGCTGAGTTTCGCTATTTCCGGCGAACAAGGTTTGTGGTTCTGCATTGCTGCCCACGCAAGTTATGATTTCGTCCTGTTTTATTTTTGGGGAAGAGATCAGGGTTCGATGTAA
- a CDS encoding leucine-rich repeat domain-containing protein — translation MQKLFFFLFIVITGTACSVITASRTDGREVFMNHKHLGAVPFELYYDSTITKISLFGNQITDIDSEIVNLELLEVLYLGRNHMKSFPKAICGLKNLKVLSLAYNDIDSIPDCICRLQNLERLFLSNNQLVYVSDSLASLKKLEQLDLNRNAIKTLPEGLGYLSAMQFMDLSFNNLDKLPDSMQFMRGMRELNLQYAGPMLRIPESACGLRMLEKIKADPSIVFPVCFLSQQTNRLVIYIEP, via the coding sequence ATGCAGAAACTCTTCTTCTTTCTATTCATCGTGATTACCGGAACAGCTTGTTCGGTGATAACAGCTTCGAGAACGGATGGAAGAGAGGTTTTTATGAATCACAAACATTTGGGGGCTGTTCCTTTTGAATTGTATTACGACTCCACCATTACCAAGATTTCCCTTTTTGGCAACCAGATTACGGATATAGACAGCGAAATCGTCAACCTGGAGCTTTTGGAGGTGCTTTATCTGGGACGTAATCACATGAAAAGCTTTCCGAAGGCAATTTGCGGCCTGAAGAACCTGAAAGTGCTTAGCCTGGCTTATAATGACATCGATTCGATCCCGGATTGCATCTGCAGGCTTCAAAACCTGGAGCGCTTATTTTTATCAAACAACCAATTGGTTTATGTATCGGATTCTCTGGCCAGTTTGAAAAAGCTGGAACAGTTGGACCTTAACAGGAATGCGATTAAAACGTTGCCGGAAGGTTTGGGATATTTGTCGGCCATGCAATTTATGGATCTCAGCTTCAATAACCTGGATAAATTACCCGATTCCATGCAGTTTATGCGGGGAATGCGCGAATTGAACCTGCAATACGCCGGGCCCATGCTTCGTATTCCGGAATCGGCTTGTGGTTTAAGGATGCTGGAGAAAATAAAAGCCGATCCGTCAATTGTTTTCCCGGTTTGTTTTTTATCGCAACAAACAAACCGCCTGGTGATTTACATCGAACCCTGA
- the msrA gene encoding peptide-methionine (S)-S-oxide reductase MsrA: MKEATLGAGCFWCIEACYKDLKGVISVTSGYAGGHVDNPTYKQICNGDTGHAEVARVVYDESQISFDELLEVFWFVHDPTQLNRQGNDIGTQYRSVIFYHDAEQKEKALAYKAKLTEEHVWENPIVTEISPISNYFPAEDYHQNYLELNPGNAYCQAVVRPKYEKFKKVFADRLK; this comes from the coding sequence ATGAAAGAAGCCACATTAGGTGCAGGATGTTTTTGGTGCATTGAGGCCTGTTACAAGGATTTGAAAGGCGTTATTTCCGTGACTTCCGGGTATGCCGGCGGACATGTGGATAATCCCACTTACAAACAAATATGTAACGGAGATACCGGTCATGCCGAAGTAGCACGTGTTGTTTACGATGAATCGCAGATCTCGTTTGATGAATTGCTGGAGGTGTTTTGGTTTGTTCATGATCCGACGCAGTTGAACCGTCAGGGAAATGATATCGGAACACAATACCGTTCGGTGATTTTCTACCACGATGCGGAACAAAAGGAGAAGGCTTTGGCTTATAAAGCGAAATTAACGGAAGAACATGTTTGGGAAAATCCCATCGTTACGGAAATTTCACCGATCTCGAATTATTTTCCGGCAGAAGATTATCATCAGAATTACCTGGAACTGAATCCGGGGAATGCATATTGCCAGGCGGTGGTAAGACCGAAATACGAGAAATTCAAAAAGGTGTTTGCCGACAGATTAAAATAA